The genomic window ATAGCTTTACTGATTTTCACATCGATTTCACCAATTTCGCCATTTAAACCCGCTGTTTTATTGAAACTAACTAAATCAAACCCTGCTTGGATGATAGCTTGTTCAAATAGGCTACTCACATTTTATTTTACTACTATAAATACAGCGTATTTCAAGTTAATGAGGTACACAAACTAAGTCTCAAAGCCAGGTATTAAGCCTGTTTTACTCCTAGATTTTGAATTCTGCTGTATGATTCAGGTAGCATTGCTACAACTACACCCACATTTAGTTAAGTTTACGTGGCTGCTAATTCCCGTAATTTAGTTAAAACTGCCTGAGCATGACCTTTGGTTTTTACATTAGGCCAAGCATAGACAATAATTTTCTCAGGTGAAATTAGAAAGGTTGAGCGAGCAACACCCATATATTCTTTGCCCATAAATTTTTTCAATCGCCAAGCGCCGTAGGCTTCTGTCAGAAGATGTTCTGGGTCACTTAAAAGGGTGATTGACAAGTTATGTTTGCTGATAAATTTACAATGGGACTTACCCGAATCTGGACTTACACCTAAAATTTTCGCTCCCAG from Nostoc sp. UHCC 0926 includes these protein-coding regions:
- the bcp gene encoding thioredoxin-dependent thiol peroxidase, producing MSNIPQVGQPAPDFSIPDQNGNSVTLDDLSSQWIVFYFYPKDDTPGCTTEAKDFTELDQDFSALGAKILGVSPDSGKSHCKFISKHNLSITLLSDPEHLLTEAYGAWRLKKFMGKEYMGVARSTFLISPEKIIVYAWPNVKTKGHAQAVLTKLRELAAT